Proteins found in one Lathamus discolor isolate bLatDis1 chromosome 7, bLatDis1.hap1, whole genome shotgun sequence genomic segment:
- the NEK4 gene encoding serine/threonine-protein kinase Nek4 isoform X3: MPLAAYCFLRAVGKGSYGEYVIKRLNLKNASNRERKAAEQEAQLLSQLKHPNIVTYRESWQGEDGLLYIVMGFCEGGDLYHKLKEQKGQLLPENQVVEWFVQIAMALQYLHEKHILHRDLKTQNVFLTRTNIIKVGDLGIARVLENQYDMASTLIGTPYYMSPELFSNKPYNYKSDVWALGCCVYEMATLKHAFNAKDMNSLVYRIIEGKLPPMPKDYSPQLVEIIRTMLSKRPEERPSVKSILRQPYIKHQISLFLEATKTRAARSQKKTVNSKPKDPCSLVSVKNESHSRNVTHQNHSFEQARKYKVNEDDYIIISKATKICLSEKQAVELESKPSNNDLNNLGDSLATVSDVNIDILPLARVKYGSEKCGSERVPESTKAKRNVNVPGNSKTTSSSPPMKEDGLQRKAKQVFKAENVESNQSSVDATGEDGDTLKLLKPVSRDQKQTDLSLDSTEKLLAPLVPLLIQDDVCPGASGDAQEKVTHLQPHSSVSEPSLSRQRRQKKRELSEVSSEKFRTAAPRPLPLPSDVNTKTTQRCAEQCGAEASESVNSAKTSQVVISKERPLSARERRRLRQSREMFPSGNSVIPARATSNSAVVEAKSHMENHVKVTQSSSDPSISQRKRETHCPSDDELSSSTSSTDKSDGDSKEKKSNMNEMNDLVQLMTWTLKMDSKENSVNCATSTPAPEFKLHRKYRDTLILHGKSPGESEEFKFEDIPSDMLSVPNKIRRMVEILRSDVVQGLGVKLLEKVYSIMEEEDEVKRELQLREHMGDKYASYSAKARHLKFLEENVKF; this comes from the exons ATGCCCCTGGCTGCCTATTGCTTCCTGCGAGCCGTGGGCAAGGGCAGCTACGGGGAG TACGTCATCAAAAGGTTAAACCTTAAAAATGCTTCCAACCgagagaggaaagcagcagaacaagaagCACAGCTGTTATCGCAGTTGAAACACCCAAACATAGTCACCTACAGAGAGTCCTGGCAGGGAGAAGATGGCCTCTTATATATTGTTATGGGCTTCTGCGAGGGAGGAGATCTGTATCACAAACTTAAAGAGCAGAAGGGCCAACTTTTGCCTGAGAATCAGGTGGTGGAGTGGTTTGTGCAGATTGCCATGGCACTGCAG TATTTACATGAAAAGCACATTCTGCACAGAGATCTTAAAACTCAGAATGTTTTTCTGACACGAACAAATATAATCAAAGTGGGTGACCTGGGAATAGCCAGAGTGTTGGAAAACCAATATGACATGGCCAGCACTCTCATAGGCACACCGTACTACATGAGCCCTGAACTCTTTTCTAACAAACCCTACAACTACAAG tctgatgTTTGGGCATTAGGCTGCTGCGTTTATGAAATGGCTACACTGAAACATGCCTTTAATGCCAAAGACATGAACTCTTTGGTGTATCGAATTATTGAAGGAAAG TTGCCACCCATGCCAAAGGATTACAGCCCACAGTTGGTAGAAATAATAAGAACTATGCTCAGTAAAAGACCTGAGGAAAGGCCTAGTGTGAAAAGCATACTCCGACAGCCATATATCAAGCAccaaatttctttgtttttggaaGCCACGAAAAC GAGGGCAGCCAGaagtcaaaagaaaacagtgaattcTAAACCTAAAGATCCTTGTTCTCTGGTCTCAGTAAAGAATGAATCTCATAGCAGGAATGTTACACACCAAAATCACTCCTTTGAGCAAGCCAGGAAATACAAAGTT AATGAAGATGATTACATCATCATATCTAAAGCCACCAAAATTTGTCTGTCAGAAAAACAAGCTGTTGAGTTGGAAAGCAAACCAAGCAATAATGATTTGAACAACCTGGGAGACTCCTTAGCTACAGTTAGTGATGTGAATATTGATATCTTACCATTGGCAAGGGTGAAGTATGGAAGTGAGAAGTGTGGCAGTGAGCGTGTTCCAGAGAGTActaaagcaaagagaaatgtGAATGTTCCAGGGAATTCTAAAACAACATCCAGTAGCCCACCAATGAAGGAAGATGGACTACAGcgaaaagcaaagcaagttttcaaagctgaaaatgtTGAGTCTAATCAGTCTTCTGTTGATGCTACAGGAGAAGATGGTGACACTTTGAAACTCCTGAAGCCTGTGTCACGAGACCAAAAGCAGACTGATCTG AGCTTGGATTCTACTGAAAAGCTGCTGGCACCACTTGTCCCTCTTTTAATTCAA GATGATGTCTGTCCTGGAGCTTCGGGAGATGCTCAGGAAAAAGTTACCCACTTGCAGCCTCATAGTTCTGTGAGTGAACCCTCTCTCTCACGGCAGCGAcggcagaaaaaaagagagcttTCCGAAGTCTCTTCAGAGAAG TTCAGAACAGCTGCTCCCcggcctttgcctttgccttctgaTGTGAACACAAAAACAACACAGAGGTGTGCAGAGCAGTGTGGTGCTGAAGCTTCTGAATCTGTAAATAGCGCCAAAACCAGTCAAGTTGTCATTTCAAAG GAGCGGCCCTTGTCAGCAAGAGAACGAAGGAGGCTCAGACAGTCTCGGGAGATGTTTCCCTCTGGTAACTCAG TGATTCCAGCAAGAGCAACGTCAAATAGTGCAGTAGTTGAAGCAAAATCGCATATGGAGAATCATGTTAAAGTTACTCAGTCTTCATCAGATCCCAGTATTTCTCAG agaaagagagaaacccATTGCCCATCTGATGATGAGTTAAGCTCTTCCACAAGCTCTACAGATAAGTCTGATGGTGACTCCAAGGAGAA AAAGAGCAACATGAACGAAATGAATGACTTGGTGCAGCTGATGACATGGACACTGAAAATGGACTCTAAGGAGAACTCTGTAAACTGTGCAACCTCAACTCCAGCCCCAGAGTTTAAACTTCATAGAAAGTATCGAGACACTTTGATTTTGCATGGCAAATCACCTGGTGAATCAGAGGAATTCAAGTTTGAAGATATTCCTTCAG atatgTTATCAGTTCCTAACAAGATTAGGAGAATGGTTGAAATCCTGAGATCTGATGTGGTTCAAGGACTGGGAGTGAAACTTCTTGAGAAGGTGTACAGCATCATGGAAGAAGAAGATGAAGTGAAGAGAGAG CTGCAGCTGCGGGAGCATATGGGAGACAAGTATGCGAGTTACAGTGCCAAGGCACGACATCTGAAGTTTCTTGAGGAAAATGTGAAGTTCTGA
- the NEK4 gene encoding serine/threonine-protein kinase Nek4 isoform X4 produces MPLAAYCFLRAVGKGSYGESDVWALGCCVYEMATLKHAFNAKDMNSLVYRIIEGKLPPMPKDYSPQLVEIIRTMLSKRPEERPSVKSILRQPYIKHQISLFLEATKTRAARSQKKTVNSKPKDPCSLVSVKNESHSRNVTHQNHSFEQARKYKVNEDDYIIISKATKICLSEKQAVELESKPSNNDLNNLGDSLATVSDVNIDILPLARVKYGSEKCGSERVPESTKAKRNVNVPGNSKTTSSSPPMKEDGLQRKAKQVFKAENVESNQSSVDATGEDGDTLKLLKPVSRDQKQTDLSLDSTEKLLAPLVPLLIQDDVCPGASGDAQEKVTHLQPHSSVSEPSLSRQRRQKKRELSEVSSEKFRTAAPRPLPLPSDVNTKTTQRCAEQCGAEASESVNSAKTSQVVISKERPLSARERRRLRQSREMFPSGNSVIPARATSNSAVVEAKSHMENHVKVTQSSSDPSISQRKRETHCPSDDELSSSTSSTDKSDGDSKEKKSNMNEMNDLVQLMTWTLKMDSKENSVNCATSTPAPEFKLHRKYRDTLILHGKSPGESEEFKFEDIPSDMLSVPNKIRRMVEILRSDVVQGLGVKLLEKVYSIMEEEDEVKRELQLREHMGDKYASYSAKARHLKFLEENVKF; encoded by the exons ATGCCCCTGGCTGCCTATTGCTTCCTGCGAGCCGTGGGCAAGGGCAGCTACGGGGAG tctgatgTTTGGGCATTAGGCTGCTGCGTTTATGAAATGGCTACACTGAAACATGCCTTTAATGCCAAAGACATGAACTCTTTGGTGTATCGAATTATTGAAGGAAAG TTGCCACCCATGCCAAAGGATTACAGCCCACAGTTGGTAGAAATAATAAGAACTATGCTCAGTAAAAGACCTGAGGAAAGGCCTAGTGTGAAAAGCATACTCCGACAGCCATATATCAAGCAccaaatttctttgtttttggaaGCCACGAAAAC GAGGGCAGCCAGaagtcaaaagaaaacagtgaattcTAAACCTAAAGATCCTTGTTCTCTGGTCTCAGTAAAGAATGAATCTCATAGCAGGAATGTTACACACCAAAATCACTCCTTTGAGCAAGCCAGGAAATACAAAGTT AATGAAGATGATTACATCATCATATCTAAAGCCACCAAAATTTGTCTGTCAGAAAAACAAGCTGTTGAGTTGGAAAGCAAACCAAGCAATAATGATTTGAACAACCTGGGAGACTCCTTAGCTACAGTTAGTGATGTGAATATTGATATCTTACCATTGGCAAGGGTGAAGTATGGAAGTGAGAAGTGTGGCAGTGAGCGTGTTCCAGAGAGTActaaagcaaagagaaatgtGAATGTTCCAGGGAATTCTAAAACAACATCCAGTAGCCCACCAATGAAGGAAGATGGACTACAGcgaaaagcaaagcaagttttcaaagctgaaaatgtTGAGTCTAATCAGTCTTCTGTTGATGCTACAGGAGAAGATGGTGACACTTTGAAACTCCTGAAGCCTGTGTCACGAGACCAAAAGCAGACTGATCTG AGCTTGGATTCTACTGAAAAGCTGCTGGCACCACTTGTCCCTCTTTTAATTCAA GATGATGTCTGTCCTGGAGCTTCGGGAGATGCTCAGGAAAAAGTTACCCACTTGCAGCCTCATAGTTCTGTGAGTGAACCCTCTCTCTCACGGCAGCGAcggcagaaaaaaagagagcttTCCGAAGTCTCTTCAGAGAAG TTCAGAACAGCTGCTCCCcggcctttgcctttgccttctgaTGTGAACACAAAAACAACACAGAGGTGTGCAGAGCAGTGTGGTGCTGAAGCTTCTGAATCTGTAAATAGCGCCAAAACCAGTCAAGTTGTCATTTCAAAG GAGCGGCCCTTGTCAGCAAGAGAACGAAGGAGGCTCAGACAGTCTCGGGAGATGTTTCCCTCTGGTAACTCAG TGATTCCAGCAAGAGCAACGTCAAATAGTGCAGTAGTTGAAGCAAAATCGCATATGGAGAATCATGTTAAAGTTACTCAGTCTTCATCAGATCCCAGTATTTCTCAG agaaagagagaaacccATTGCCCATCTGATGATGAGTTAAGCTCTTCCACAAGCTCTACAGATAAGTCTGATGGTGACTCCAAGGAGAA AAAGAGCAACATGAACGAAATGAATGACTTGGTGCAGCTGATGACATGGACACTGAAAATGGACTCTAAGGAGAACTCTGTAAACTGTGCAACCTCAACTCCAGCCCCAGAGTTTAAACTTCATAGAAAGTATCGAGACACTTTGATTTTGCATGGCAAATCACCTGGTGAATCAGAGGAATTCAAGTTTGAAGATATTCCTTCAG atatgTTATCAGTTCCTAACAAGATTAGGAGAATGGTTGAAATCCTGAGATCTGATGTGGTTCAAGGACTGGGAGTGAAACTTCTTGAGAAGGTGTACAGCATCATGGAAGAAGAAGATGAAGTGAAGAGAGAG CTGCAGCTGCGGGAGCATATGGGAGACAAGTATGCGAGTTACAGTGCCAAGGCACGACATCTGAAGTTTCTTGAGGAAAATGTGAAGTTCTGA
- the NEK4 gene encoding serine/threonine-protein kinase Nek4 isoform X1 — protein sequence MPLAAYCFLRAVGKGSYGEVSLVRHRQDSKQYVIKRLNLKNASNRERKAAEQEAQLLSQLKHPNIVTYRESWQGEDGLLYIVMGFCEGGDLYHKLKEQKGQLLPENQVVEWFVQIAMALQYLHEKHILHRDLKTQNVFLTRTNIIKVGDLGIARVLENQYDMASTLIGTPYYMSPELFSNKPYNYKSDVWALGCCVYEMATLKHAFNAKDMNSLVYRIIEGKLPPMPKDYSPQLVEIIRTMLSKRPEERPSVKSILRQPYIKHQISLFLEATKTRAARSQKKTVNSKPKDPCSLVSVKNESHSRNVTHQNHSFEQARKYKVNEDDYIIISKATKICLSEKQAVELESKPSNNDLNNLGDSLATVSDVNIDILPLARVKYGSEKCGSERVPESTKAKRNVNVPGNSKTTSSSPPMKEDGLQRKAKQVFKAENVESNQSSVDATGEDGDTLKLLKPVSRDQKQTDLSLDSTEKLLAPLVPLLIQDDVCPGASGDAQEKVTHLQPHSSVSEPSLSRQRRQKKRELSEVSSEKFRTAAPRPLPLPSDVNTKTTQRCAEQCGAEASESVNSAKTSQVVISKERPLSARERRRLRQSREMFPSGNSVIPARATSNSAVVEAKSHMENHVKVTQSSSDPSISQRKRETHCPSDDELSSSTSSTDKSDGDSKEKKSNMNEMNDLVQLMTWTLKMDSKENSVNCATSTPAPEFKLHRKYRDTLILHGKSPGESEEFKFEDIPSDMLSVPNKIRRMVEILRSDVVQGLGVKLLEKVYSIMEEEDEVKRELQLREHMGDKYASYSAKARHLKFLEENVKF from the exons ATGCCCCTGGCTGCCTATTGCTTCCTGCGAGCCGTGGGCAAGGGCAGCTACGGGGAGGTGAGCTTGGTGCGGCACCGCCAGGACAGCAAGCAG TACGTCATCAAAAGGTTAAACCTTAAAAATGCTTCCAACCgagagaggaaagcagcagaacaagaagCACAGCTGTTATCGCAGTTGAAACACCCAAACATAGTCACCTACAGAGAGTCCTGGCAGGGAGAAGATGGCCTCTTATATATTGTTATGGGCTTCTGCGAGGGAGGAGATCTGTATCACAAACTTAAAGAGCAGAAGGGCCAACTTTTGCCTGAGAATCAGGTGGTGGAGTGGTTTGTGCAGATTGCCATGGCACTGCAG TATTTACATGAAAAGCACATTCTGCACAGAGATCTTAAAACTCAGAATGTTTTTCTGACACGAACAAATATAATCAAAGTGGGTGACCTGGGAATAGCCAGAGTGTTGGAAAACCAATATGACATGGCCAGCACTCTCATAGGCACACCGTACTACATGAGCCCTGAACTCTTTTCTAACAAACCCTACAACTACAAG tctgatgTTTGGGCATTAGGCTGCTGCGTTTATGAAATGGCTACACTGAAACATGCCTTTAATGCCAAAGACATGAACTCTTTGGTGTATCGAATTATTGAAGGAAAG TTGCCACCCATGCCAAAGGATTACAGCCCACAGTTGGTAGAAATAATAAGAACTATGCTCAGTAAAAGACCTGAGGAAAGGCCTAGTGTGAAAAGCATACTCCGACAGCCATATATCAAGCAccaaatttctttgtttttggaaGCCACGAAAAC GAGGGCAGCCAGaagtcaaaagaaaacagtgaattcTAAACCTAAAGATCCTTGTTCTCTGGTCTCAGTAAAGAATGAATCTCATAGCAGGAATGTTACACACCAAAATCACTCCTTTGAGCAAGCCAGGAAATACAAAGTT AATGAAGATGATTACATCATCATATCTAAAGCCACCAAAATTTGTCTGTCAGAAAAACAAGCTGTTGAGTTGGAAAGCAAACCAAGCAATAATGATTTGAACAACCTGGGAGACTCCTTAGCTACAGTTAGTGATGTGAATATTGATATCTTACCATTGGCAAGGGTGAAGTATGGAAGTGAGAAGTGTGGCAGTGAGCGTGTTCCAGAGAGTActaaagcaaagagaaatgtGAATGTTCCAGGGAATTCTAAAACAACATCCAGTAGCCCACCAATGAAGGAAGATGGACTACAGcgaaaagcaaagcaagttttcaaagctgaaaatgtTGAGTCTAATCAGTCTTCTGTTGATGCTACAGGAGAAGATGGTGACACTTTGAAACTCCTGAAGCCTGTGTCACGAGACCAAAAGCAGACTGATCTG AGCTTGGATTCTACTGAAAAGCTGCTGGCACCACTTGTCCCTCTTTTAATTCAA GATGATGTCTGTCCTGGAGCTTCGGGAGATGCTCAGGAAAAAGTTACCCACTTGCAGCCTCATAGTTCTGTGAGTGAACCCTCTCTCTCACGGCAGCGAcggcagaaaaaaagagagcttTCCGAAGTCTCTTCAGAGAAG TTCAGAACAGCTGCTCCCcggcctttgcctttgccttctgaTGTGAACACAAAAACAACACAGAGGTGTGCAGAGCAGTGTGGTGCTGAAGCTTCTGAATCTGTAAATAGCGCCAAAACCAGTCAAGTTGTCATTTCAAAG GAGCGGCCCTTGTCAGCAAGAGAACGAAGGAGGCTCAGACAGTCTCGGGAGATGTTTCCCTCTGGTAACTCAG TGATTCCAGCAAGAGCAACGTCAAATAGTGCAGTAGTTGAAGCAAAATCGCATATGGAGAATCATGTTAAAGTTACTCAGTCTTCATCAGATCCCAGTATTTCTCAG agaaagagagaaacccATTGCCCATCTGATGATGAGTTAAGCTCTTCCACAAGCTCTACAGATAAGTCTGATGGTGACTCCAAGGAGAA AAAGAGCAACATGAACGAAATGAATGACTTGGTGCAGCTGATGACATGGACACTGAAAATGGACTCTAAGGAGAACTCTGTAAACTGTGCAACCTCAACTCCAGCCCCAGAGTTTAAACTTCATAGAAAGTATCGAGACACTTTGATTTTGCATGGCAAATCACCTGGTGAATCAGAGGAATTCAAGTTTGAAGATATTCCTTCAG atatgTTATCAGTTCCTAACAAGATTAGGAGAATGGTTGAAATCCTGAGATCTGATGTGGTTCAAGGACTGGGAGTGAAACTTCTTGAGAAGGTGTACAGCATCATGGAAGAAGAAGATGAAGTGAAGAGAGAG CTGCAGCTGCGGGAGCATATGGGAGACAAGTATGCGAGTTACAGTGCCAAGGCACGACATCTGAAGTTTCTTGAGGAAAATGTGAAGTTCTGA
- the SPCS1 gene encoding signal peptidase complex subunit 1, which produces MEEQGDGGEKETETEGQARSWDSSNGRAEPAAEAGDCPPELTEDGAERKRSASGQISSTLPFLPHRGRHSAEHGYPSSRSSASQSFGGDEEEEDGGEDNDNNNDDDDEEEQDEECEAPLSAAMLNIFRSIPTQMDYKGQKLAEQIFQGIILVSAIIGFIYGYITEQFGWTVYIVMAGFALSCLLTLPPWPMYRRNPLKWLPVQESGTEEKKPADRKPKRHAKS; this is translated from the exons ATGGAGGAGCAGGGCGACGGAGGCGAGAAGGAGACCGAGACCGAGGGGCAGGCCCGGTCCTGGGACAGCAGCAACGGCAGAGCGGAGCCGGCGGCTGAAGCAGGAGACTGCCCCCCCGAGCTGACGGAGGACGGGGCGGAGCGGAAGAGGAGTGCTTCCGGCCAGATCAGCAGCACCCTTCCGTTTCTGCCGCACCGCGGGCGGCACAGCGCCGAGCACGGGTACCCGTCGAGCCGCAGCTCCGCCTCGCAGAGCTTTGGAGGGGACGAGGAAGAGGAAGACGGCGGCGAAGACAACGACAACAACAACGACGACGACGACGAAGAAGAGCAGGACGAGGAGTGCGAGGCACCACTCTCCGCCGCCATGCTGAACATCTTCCGCTCCATCCCCACGCAGATG GACTACAAGGGTCAAAAATTAGCAGAACAGATTTTTCAAGGAATCATTCTTGTCTCTGCA ATAATTGGTTTCATCTACGGCTACATCACTGAGCAGTTTGGATGGACCGTCTACATAGTTATGGCTGGATTTGCTTTATCGTGTTTG CTAACGCTCCCTCCGTGGCCTATGTACCGTCGCAATCCTCTGAAGTGGCTCCCTGTCCAAGAGtcaggaacagaagaaaagaagccaGCAGACAGAAAGCCAAAGAGACATGCTAAAAGCTAA
- the NEK4 gene encoding serine/threonine-protein kinase Nek4 isoform X2 codes for MPLAAYCFLRAVGKGSYGEVSLVRHRQDSKQYVIKRLNLKNASNRERKAAEQEAQLLSQLKHPNIVTYRESWQGEDGLLYIVMGFCEGGDLYHKLKEQKGQLLPENQVVEWFVQIAMALQYLHEKHILHRDLKTQNVFLTRTNIIKVGDLGIARVLENQYDMASTLIGTPYYMSPELFSNKPYNYKSDVWALGCCVYEMATLKHAFNAKDMNSLVYRIIEGKLPPMPKDYSPQLVEIIRTMLSKRPEERPSVKSILRQPYIKHQISLFLEATKTRAARSQKKTVNSKPKDPCSLVSVKNESHSRNVTHQNHSFEQARKYKVNEDDYIIISKATKICLSEKQAVELESKPSNNDLNNLGDSLATVSDVNIDILPLARVKYGSEKCGSERVPESTKAKRNVNVPGNSKTTSSSPPMKEDGLQRKAKQVFKAENVESNQSSVDATGEDGDTLKLLKPVSRDQKQTDLSLDSTEKLLAPLVPLLIQDDVCPGASGDAQEKVTHLQPHSSVSEPSLSRQRRQKKRELSEVSSEKFRTAAPRPLPLPSDVNTKTTQRCAEQCGAEASESVNSAKTSQVVISKERPLSARERRRLRQSREMFPSVIPARATSNSAVVEAKSHMENHVKVTQSSSDPSISQRKRETHCPSDDELSSSTSSTDKSDGDSKEKKSNMNEMNDLVQLMTWTLKMDSKENSVNCATSTPAPEFKLHRKYRDTLILHGKSPGESEEFKFEDIPSDMLSVPNKIRRMVEILRSDVVQGLGVKLLEKVYSIMEEEDEVKRELQLREHMGDKYASYSAKARHLKFLEENVKF; via the exons ATGCCCCTGGCTGCCTATTGCTTCCTGCGAGCCGTGGGCAAGGGCAGCTACGGGGAGGTGAGCTTGGTGCGGCACCGCCAGGACAGCAAGCAG TACGTCATCAAAAGGTTAAACCTTAAAAATGCTTCCAACCgagagaggaaagcagcagaacaagaagCACAGCTGTTATCGCAGTTGAAACACCCAAACATAGTCACCTACAGAGAGTCCTGGCAGGGAGAAGATGGCCTCTTATATATTGTTATGGGCTTCTGCGAGGGAGGAGATCTGTATCACAAACTTAAAGAGCAGAAGGGCCAACTTTTGCCTGAGAATCAGGTGGTGGAGTGGTTTGTGCAGATTGCCATGGCACTGCAG TATTTACATGAAAAGCACATTCTGCACAGAGATCTTAAAACTCAGAATGTTTTTCTGACACGAACAAATATAATCAAAGTGGGTGACCTGGGAATAGCCAGAGTGTTGGAAAACCAATATGACATGGCCAGCACTCTCATAGGCACACCGTACTACATGAGCCCTGAACTCTTTTCTAACAAACCCTACAACTACAAG tctgatgTTTGGGCATTAGGCTGCTGCGTTTATGAAATGGCTACACTGAAACATGCCTTTAATGCCAAAGACATGAACTCTTTGGTGTATCGAATTATTGAAGGAAAG TTGCCACCCATGCCAAAGGATTACAGCCCACAGTTGGTAGAAATAATAAGAACTATGCTCAGTAAAAGACCTGAGGAAAGGCCTAGTGTGAAAAGCATACTCCGACAGCCATATATCAAGCAccaaatttctttgtttttggaaGCCACGAAAAC GAGGGCAGCCAGaagtcaaaagaaaacagtgaattcTAAACCTAAAGATCCTTGTTCTCTGGTCTCAGTAAAGAATGAATCTCATAGCAGGAATGTTACACACCAAAATCACTCCTTTGAGCAAGCCAGGAAATACAAAGTT AATGAAGATGATTACATCATCATATCTAAAGCCACCAAAATTTGTCTGTCAGAAAAACAAGCTGTTGAGTTGGAAAGCAAACCAAGCAATAATGATTTGAACAACCTGGGAGACTCCTTAGCTACAGTTAGTGATGTGAATATTGATATCTTACCATTGGCAAGGGTGAAGTATGGAAGTGAGAAGTGTGGCAGTGAGCGTGTTCCAGAGAGTActaaagcaaagagaaatgtGAATGTTCCAGGGAATTCTAAAACAACATCCAGTAGCCCACCAATGAAGGAAGATGGACTACAGcgaaaagcaaagcaagttttcaaagctgaaaatgtTGAGTCTAATCAGTCTTCTGTTGATGCTACAGGAGAAGATGGTGACACTTTGAAACTCCTGAAGCCTGTGTCACGAGACCAAAAGCAGACTGATCTG AGCTTGGATTCTACTGAAAAGCTGCTGGCACCACTTGTCCCTCTTTTAATTCAA GATGATGTCTGTCCTGGAGCTTCGGGAGATGCTCAGGAAAAAGTTACCCACTTGCAGCCTCATAGTTCTGTGAGTGAACCCTCTCTCTCACGGCAGCGAcggcagaaaaaaagagagcttTCCGAAGTCTCTTCAGAGAAG TTCAGAACAGCTGCTCCCcggcctttgcctttgccttctgaTGTGAACACAAAAACAACACAGAGGTGTGCAGAGCAGTGTGGTGCTGAAGCTTCTGAATCTGTAAATAGCGCCAAAACCAGTCAAGTTGTCATTTCAAAG GAGCGGCCCTTGTCAGCAAGAGAACGAAGGAGGCTCAGACAGTCTCGGGAGATGTTTCCCTCTG TGATTCCAGCAAGAGCAACGTCAAATAGTGCAGTAGTTGAAGCAAAATCGCATATGGAGAATCATGTTAAAGTTACTCAGTCTTCATCAGATCCCAGTATTTCTCAG agaaagagagaaacccATTGCCCATCTGATGATGAGTTAAGCTCTTCCACAAGCTCTACAGATAAGTCTGATGGTGACTCCAAGGAGAA AAAGAGCAACATGAACGAAATGAATGACTTGGTGCAGCTGATGACATGGACACTGAAAATGGACTCTAAGGAGAACTCTGTAAACTGTGCAACCTCAACTCCAGCCCCAGAGTTTAAACTTCATAGAAAGTATCGAGACACTTTGATTTTGCATGGCAAATCACCTGGTGAATCAGAGGAATTCAAGTTTGAAGATATTCCTTCAG atatgTTATCAGTTCCTAACAAGATTAGGAGAATGGTTGAAATCCTGAGATCTGATGTGGTTCAAGGACTGGGAGTGAAACTTCTTGAGAAGGTGTACAGCATCATGGAAGAAGAAGATGAAGTGAAGAGAGAG CTGCAGCTGCGGGAGCATATGGGAGACAAGTATGCGAGTTACAGTGCCAAGGCACGACATCTGAAGTTTCTTGAGGAAAATGTGAAGTTCTGA